In Citrobacter sp. RHB25-C09, the following proteins share a genomic window:
- the nhaR gene encoding transcriptional activator NhaR has translation MSHINYNHLYYFWHVYKEGSVVGAAEALYLTPQTITGQIKALEERLQGKLFKRKGRGLEPSELGELVFRYADKMFTLSQEMLDIVNYRKESNLLFDVGVADALSKRLVSSVLDAAVVDGEPIHLRCFESTHEMLLEQLSQHKLDMIISDCPIDSTQQEGLFSVKIGECSVSFWCTNPLPQKPFPDCLEERRLLIPGRRSMLGRKLLNWINSQGLNVEILGEFDDAALMKAFGATHNAIFVAPTLYASDFYADDSIVEIGRVENVMEEYHAIFAERMIQHPAVQRICNANYSALFMPSDK, from the coding sequence ATGTCCCATATAAACTACAACCATCTTTATTATTTCTGGCATGTGTATAAAGAAGGATCCGTGGTCGGCGCGGCGGAAGCACTCTATTTGACGCCGCAGACCATTACCGGACAGATCAAAGCGCTTGAGGAGCGTTTGCAGGGCAAACTCTTCAAGCGCAAGGGGCGCGGGCTGGAGCCGAGCGAGCTTGGCGAGCTGGTTTTCCGCTACGCGGACAAGATGTTCACGTTAAGCCAGGAGATGCTGGATATCGTGAACTACCGTAAAGAGTCCAACCTGCTGTTTGACGTTGGCGTGGCGGATGCGCTGTCAAAACGGCTGGTCAGCAGCGTACTGGACGCAGCGGTCGTCGACGGCGAGCCCATCCATTTGCGCTGTTTTGAATCAACGCATGAGATGCTGCTGGAGCAGTTGAGCCAGCATAAGCTGGACATGATTATTTCGGACTGCCCGATTGATTCCACGCAGCAGGAAGGCCTCTTTTCGGTGAAGATTGGCGAATGCAGCGTGAGTTTCTGGTGTACGAATCCGCTGCCGCAAAAGCCGTTTCCGGACTGCCTGGAAGAGCGACGCTTGTTGATCCCTGGGCGCCGTTCCATGCTGGGACGCAAGCTCCTGAACTGGATCAATTCGCAGGGACTCAATGTAGAGATTCTGGGTGAGTTTGATGATGCCGCCTTGATGAAAGCCTTTGGCGCAACCCACAATGCGATTTTCGTTGCCCCAACGCTTTACGCGAGCGATTTTTATGCTGACGATTCCATTGTGGAAATAGGGCGCGTGGAGAACGTAATGGAGGAGTATCACGCCATTTTTGCCGAGCGGATGATTCAGCATCCGGCTGTGCAGCGAATCTGCAATGCCAACTACTCGGCGTTATTTATGCCTTCAGACAAATAA
- the rpsT gene encoding 30S ribosomal protein S20 → MANIKSAKKRAVQSEKARKHNASRRSMMRTFIKKVYAAIEAGDKAAALKAFNEMQPIVDRQAAKGLIHKNKAARHKANLTAQISKLA, encoded by the coding sequence TTGGCTAATATCAAATCAGCTAAGAAGCGCGCCGTTCAGTCTGAAAAGGCTCGTAAGCACAACGCAAGCCGTCGCTCTATGATGCGTACTTTCATCAAGAAAGTATACGCAGCTATCGAAGCTGGCGACAAAGCTGCTGCACTGAAAGCATTTAACGAAATGCAACCAATCGTGGACCGTCAGGCTGCTAAAGGTCTGATCCACAAAAACAAAGCTGCGCGTCATAAGGCTAACCTGACTGCACAGATCAGCAAACTGGCTTAA
- the ribF gene encoding bifunctional riboflavin kinase/FAD synthetase produces MKLIRGIHNLSQAPHGCVLTIGNFDGVHRGHRALLQGLQEEGRKRGLPVMVMIFEPQPLELFATDKAPARLTRLREKLRYLAQCGVDYVLCVRFDRRFAALTAQSFISSLLVERLGVQFLAVGDDFRFGAGREGDFLLLQKAGAEYGFDITSTQTFCEGGVRISSTAVRQALAQDDLALAESLLGHPFTISGRVVHGDELGRTIGFPTANLPLRRQVSPVKGVYAVEVMGLGEQPMPGVANIGTRPTVSGVRQQLEVHLLDVAMDLYGRHIDVVLRKKIRSEQRFASLDELKAQIARDELTARDFFGLSKPA; encoded by the coding sequence ATGAAGCTGATACGCGGCATACATAATCTCAGTCAGGCCCCGCACGGGTGTGTGCTGACTATTGGTAATTTCGACGGCGTGCATCGTGGCCATCGCGCGCTGCTGCAAGGGTTGCAGGAAGAAGGGCGCAAGCGTGGCTTACCGGTAATGGTGATGATTTTCGAACCACAGCCGCTGGAGCTGTTCGCCACGGACAAAGCGCCAGCGCGACTGACCCGGCTGCGTGAGAAACTGCGTTATCTCGCCCAGTGCGGCGTCGACTACGTTCTGTGCGTGCGATTTGACCGCCGTTTTGCCGCGCTCACGGCGCAGAGCTTTATCAGCTCTCTGCTGGTAGAGCGCCTCGGGGTGCAATTTCTGGCAGTGGGTGATGATTTCCGCTTTGGCGCTGGTCGTGAAGGCGATTTCTTGTTATTACAGAAGGCAGGTGCGGAGTACGGTTTTGATATCACCAGTACTCAAACCTTCTGTGAAGGCGGCGTGCGGATCAGCAGTACCGCCGTGCGACAGGCGCTGGCGCAGGATGATTTAGCGTTGGCTGAAAGCCTGCTGGGGCATCCGTTTACCATCTCCGGGCGCGTGGTGCATGGCGATGAACTTGGGCGCACCATTGGCTTCCCGACGGCAAACTTACCGCTACGCCGTCAGGTTTCCCCGGTAAAAGGGGTCTATGCGGTAGAAGTCATGGGGCTTGGTGAGCAACCCATGCCCGGCGTGGCGAATATTGGAACCCGTCCGACGGTTTCAGGCGTCCGCCAGCAGTTAGAAGTGCATCTACTGGACGTTGCAATGGACCTATATGGTCGCCATATAGATGTAGTGCTGCGTAAAAAAATTCGCAGCGAGCAGCGATTTGCCTCGCTGGATGAACTCAAAGCGCAGATTGCGCGAGATGAATTAACCGCCCGGGATTTTTTTGGGCTATCAAAACCGGCTTAA
- the ileS gene encoding isoleucine--tRNA ligase translates to MSDYKSTLNLPETGFPMRGDLAKREPGMLARWTDDDLYGIIRAAKKGKKTFILHDGPPYANGSIHIGHSVNKILKDIIVKSKGLAGYDSPYVPGWDCHGLPIELKVEQEFGKPGEKFTAAEFRAKCREYAATQVDGQRKDFIRLGVLGDWSHPYLTMDFKTEANIIRALGKIIGNGHLHKGAKPVHWCVDCRSALAEAEVEYYDKTSPSIDVAFHAVDQDAVKAKFGVSSVNGPISLVIWTTTPWTLPANRAISLAPDFDYALVQIDGQALILAKDLVESVMQRIGATNFTLLGTVKGAELELLRFSHPFMGFDVPAILGDHVTLDAGTGAVHTAPGHGPDDYVIGQKYGLEVANPVGPDGAYLPGTYPGLDGVNVFKANDVVVSLLTEKGALLHVEKMQHSYPCCWRHKTPIIFRATPQWFVSMDQKGLREQSLKEIKGVQWIPDWGQARIESMVANRPDWCISRQRTWGVPMSLFVHKDTEELHPRAIELMEEVAKRVEVDGIQAWWDLDPKDILGDEADQYVKVPDTLDVWFDSGSTHSSVVDVRPEFAGHAADMYLEGSDQHRGWFMSSLMISTAMKGKAPYRQVLTHGFTVDGQGRKMSKSIGNTVSPQDVMNKLGADILRLWVASTDYTGEMAVSDEILKRAADSYRRIRNTARFLLANLNGFDPAKDMVKPEEMVVLDRWAVGCAQAAQEEILKAYEAYDFHEVVQRLMRFCSVEMGSFYLDIIKDRQYTAKADSVARRSCQSALYHIAEALVRWMAPIMSFTADEIWGYLPGDREKYVFTGEWYDGLFGLADTEAMNDAFWDELLKVRSEVNKVIEQARADKKVGGSLEAAVTLYAEPELAAKLTALGDELRFVLLTSGAKVDDYAEASADAQQSELLKGLKVALSKAEGEKCPRCWHYTTDVGKVAEHAEICGRCVTNVAGDGEKRKFA, encoded by the coding sequence ATGAGTGACTATAAATCAACCCTGAATTTGCCGGAAACAGGGTTCCCGATGCGCGGCGATCTCGCCAAGCGTGAACCGGGAATGCTGGCGCGTTGGACTGATGATGATCTGTACGGCATCATTCGTGCGGCCAAAAAAGGCAAAAAAACCTTCATTCTGCATGATGGCCCTCCTTATGCGAATGGCAGCATTCATATTGGTCACTCGGTTAACAAGATTCTGAAAGACATTATCGTGAAGTCCAAAGGACTCGCGGGATATGACTCGCCTTACGTTCCGGGCTGGGACTGCCACGGTCTGCCGATCGAGCTGAAAGTGGAGCAGGAATTCGGTAAGCCGGGTGAAAAATTTACCGCCGCTGAGTTCCGTGCGAAATGCCGCGAATATGCCGCCACTCAGGTGGACGGTCAGCGTAAAGATTTTATCCGCCTGGGTGTGCTGGGCGACTGGTCACATCCGTACCTGACCATGGACTTCAAAACTGAAGCCAACATCATCCGCGCGCTGGGCAAAATCATCGGCAATGGCCACCTGCACAAGGGCGCGAAGCCAGTGCACTGGTGCGTAGACTGCCGTTCTGCGCTGGCGGAAGCGGAAGTTGAGTATTACGACAAAACCTCACCTTCCATCGACGTGGCCTTCCATGCGGTCGATCAGGATGCGGTAAAAGCGAAATTTGGCGTATCGTCTGTTAACGGCCCGATCTCGCTGGTGATCTGGACCACTACCCCGTGGACGCTGCCGGCGAACCGCGCGATCTCTCTGGCGCCGGACTTTGACTACGCGCTGGTGCAGATCGATGGTCAGGCGCTGATCCTGGCGAAAGACCTGGTTGAGAGCGTGATGCAGCGCATTGGCGCAACGAATTTCACCCTTCTCGGCACGGTAAAAGGTGCAGAACTGGAGCTGTTGCGCTTTAGCCATCCGTTTATGGGCTTTGACGTTCCGGCGATCCTCGGCGATCACGTCACTCTGGACGCGGGTACCGGTGCAGTACATACCGCGCCGGGTCACGGTCCTGATGACTATGTCATCGGTCAAAAATACGGTCTGGAAGTGGCGAACCCGGTGGGTCCGGATGGCGCGTATCTACCGGGCACCTACCCGGGTCTGGACGGCGTTAACGTCTTCAAGGCTAACGACGTCGTGGTATCTCTGCTGACTGAAAAAGGCGCGCTGCTGCACGTCGAGAAAATGCAGCATAGCTATCCGTGCTGCTGGCGTCACAAAACGCCGATCATCTTCCGTGCGACCCCGCAGTGGTTCGTCAGCATGGATCAGAAAGGCCTGCGCGAGCAGTCTCTGAAAGAGATCAAAGGCGTGCAGTGGATCCCGGACTGGGGTCAGGCGCGTATCGAATCGATGGTGGCGAACCGTCCTGACTGGTGTATCTCCCGTCAGCGTACCTGGGGCGTACCGATGTCGCTGTTCGTTCACAAAGACACCGAAGAGCTGCACCCGCGCGCCATTGAACTGATGGAAGAAGTGGCGAAGCGCGTTGAAGTTGACGGCATTCAGGCCTGGTGGGATCTTGACCCGAAAGACATTCTGGGTGATGAAGCCGACCAGTACGTGAAAGTGCCGGATACCCTGGACGTCTGGTTTGACTCCGGTTCTACTCACTCTTCTGTGGTGGATGTGCGTCCTGAATTTGCTGGTCATGCCGCAGATATGTATCTGGAAGGTTCTGACCAACACCGTGGCTGGTTCATGTCATCGCTGATGATTTCCACCGCGATGAAAGGCAAAGCGCCGTATCGCCAGGTGCTGACCCACGGCTTTACCGTTGATGGTCAGGGACGCAAGATGTCCAAGTCCATCGGTAATACCGTTTCTCCGCAGGATGTAATGAACAAACTGGGTGCAGATATTCTGCGTCTGTGGGTGGCATCAACGGACTACACCGGCGAAATGGCCGTGTCCGACGAGATCCTGAAGCGTGCAGCCGACAGCTATCGTCGTATCCGTAATACCGCGCGCTTCCTGCTGGCGAACCTGAACGGGTTTGATCCGGCGAAAGACATGGTGAAACCGGAAGAGATGGTGGTGCTGGATCGCTGGGCGGTAGGCTGCGCACAAGCCGCGCAGGAAGAGATCCTGAAAGCGTATGAAGCCTATGACTTCCACGAAGTGGTTCAGCGTCTGATGCGTTTCTGCTCCGTAGAGATGGGCTCGTTCTATCTCGACATCATCAAAGACCGCCAGTACACCGCGAAAGCGGACAGCGTGGCGCGTCGCAGCTGCCAGAGCGCGCTGTACCATATCGCAGAAGCGCTGGTTCGCTGGATGGCGCCGATCATGTCCTTCACCGCCGATGAAATCTGGGGCTACCTGCCGGGCGATCGTGAGAAGTACGTCTTTACCGGCGAGTGGTACGACGGTCTGTTTGGACTGGCGGATACCGAAGCCATGAACGATGCCTTCTGGGACGAGCTGCTGAAAGTGCGTAGCGAAGTGAACAAAGTGATCGAACAGGCTCGTGCGGATAAGAAAGTCGGCGGTTCTCTGGAAGCGGCAGTGACCCTGTACGCCGAACCCGAACTGGCTGCGAAGCTGACCGCGCTGGGTGACGAATTGCGATTTGTCCTGTTGACCTCTGGGGCGAAAGTCGATGACTATGCGGAGGCTTCTGCGGACGCACAGCAAAGCGAACTGCTCAAAGGGCTGAAAGTCGCATTGAGTAAAGCCGAAGGTGAGAAATGCCCGCGCTGCTGGCATTACACTACCGATGTCGGCAAGGTAGCGGAACATGCAGAAATCTGCGGCCGCTGTGTCACCAACGTCGCCGGTGATGGCGAAAAACGTAAGTTTGCCTGA
- the lspA gene encoding signal peptidase II, whose product MSKPLCSTGLRWLWLVVVVLIIDLGSKYLILQDFALGDTVPLFPSLNLHYARNYGAAFSFLADSGGWQRWFFAGIAIGICVILTVMMYRSKATQKLNNIAYALIIGGALGNLFDRLWHGFVVDMIDFYVGDWHFATFNLADTAICVGAALIVLEGFLPKPAAKEQA is encoded by the coding sequence ATGAGTAAGCCTCTCTGTTCAACAGGACTACGCTGGCTGTGGCTGGTGGTAGTCGTGCTGATCATCGATTTGGGCAGCAAGTATCTGATCCTCCAGGACTTTGCTCTGGGGGATACAGTGCCGCTGTTCCCATCGCTGAATCTGCATTATGCGCGTAACTATGGCGCGGCGTTTAGCTTCCTTGCTGATAGCGGTGGCTGGCAGCGTTGGTTCTTTGCCGGTATTGCGATCGGCATCTGTGTCATTTTGACGGTGATGATGTACCGCTCAAAAGCCACGCAGAAGCTGAATAACATCGCCTATGCGTTAATTATTGGCGGGGCGCTGGGCAATCTGTTCGATCGCCTGTGGCATGGCTTCGTTGTCGACATGATCGATTTCTATGTCGGCGACTGGCATTTTGCGACCTTTAACCTTGCCGATACCGCCATTTGCGTAGGTGCCGCGTTAATTGTGCTGGAAGGCTTCTTGCCTAAACCGGCTGCGAAAGAACAGGCGTAA
- the fkpB gene encoding FKBP-type peptidyl-prolyl cis-trans isomerase, which yields MSKSVQSNSAVLVHFTLKLDDGSTAESTRNNGKPALFRLGDGSLSEGLEQHLLGLKGGDKITFSLEPDAAFGVPSPDLVQYFSRREFMDAGEPEIGAIMLFTAMDGSEMPGVIREINGDSITVDFNHPLAGHTVHFDIEVLEVEPALEA from the coding sequence ATGTCTAAATCAGTACAGAGTAACAGTGCGGTGCTGGTGCACTTCACCTTAAAACTCGACGATGGCTCCACCGCAGAGTCAACCCGTAACAACGGCAAGCCAGCGCTTTTTCGCCTGGGGGATGGTTCTCTGTCTGAAGGACTGGAACAGCATCTGCTCGGCCTGAAAGGGGGCGATAAAATCACCTTTTCCCTGGAGCCTGATGCGGCTTTTGGCGTGCCGAGCCCGGATCTGGTCCAGTATTTCTCGCGTCGTGAATTTATGGACGCGGGCGAGCCCGAAATCGGGGCGATTATGCTTTTTACCGCAATGGATGGCAGTGAAATGCCTGGTGTGATCCGCGAAATCAACGGTGACTCGATCACGGTCGATTTCAACCATCCGCTGGCCGGGCATACCGTTCATTTTGACATTGAAGTGCTGGAAGTCGAACCGGCACTGGAGGCGTAA
- the ispH gene encoding 4-hydroxy-3-methylbut-2-enyl diphosphate reductase, producing the protein MQILLANPRGFCAGVDRAISIVENALQIYGAPIYVRHEVVHNRYVVDSLRERGAIFIEQISEVPDGAILIFSAHGVSQAVRNEAKSRDLTVFDATCPLVTKVHMEVARASRRGEESILIGHAGHPEVEGTMGQYSNPEGGMYLVESPDDVWTLNVKNEGKLSFMTQTTLSVDDTSDVIDALRQRFPKIVGPRKDDICYATTNRQEAVRALAEQADVVLVVGSKNSSNSNRLAELAQRMGKKAFLIDDAADIREEWVKGADCVGVTAGASAPDILVQNVITRLQQLGGGEAVQLEGREENIVFEVPKELRMDVREVE; encoded by the coding sequence ATGCAGATCCTGTTGGCCAACCCGCGCGGCTTCTGCGCTGGTGTAGACCGCGCTATCAGCATTGTTGAAAACGCGCTGCAAATTTATGGCGCGCCAATTTATGTTCGTCACGAAGTGGTGCATAACCGCTATGTGGTGGATAGCCTGCGTGAACGCGGGGCGATCTTCATTGAGCAAATCAGTGAAGTGCCGGACGGCGCGATCCTGATCTTTTCTGCCCACGGGGTTTCTCAGGCGGTGCGTAACGAGGCGAAAAGCCGCGATCTCACCGTGTTTGACGCCACCTGTCCGCTGGTGACCAAAGTGCATATGGAAGTGGCGCGCGCCAGCCGTCGCGGTGAAGAGTCCATTCTAATCGGTCACGCCGGGCACCCGGAAGTAGAAGGCACAATGGGCCAGTACAGCAATCCCGAAGGGGGCATGTACCTCGTTGAGTCGCCGGACGATGTCTGGACGCTTAACGTAAAAAATGAAGGCAAGCTCTCCTTCATGACCCAGACCACGCTCTCAGTGGACGATACGTCGGATGTCATTGACGCGCTGCGCCAGCGCTTCCCGAAAATCGTCGGCCCGCGTAAAGATGACATTTGTTACGCCACCACCAACCGTCAGGAAGCGGTTCGCGCTCTGGCGGAGCAGGCGGACGTGGTGCTGGTGGTCGGTTCGAAGAACTCCTCAAACTCCAACCGTCTGGCGGAACTTGCCCAACGGATGGGGAAAAAAGCCTTTTTGATCGACGATGCCGCCGACATCCGGGAAGAGTGGGTCAAAGGGGCTGACTGCGTCGGCGTTACTGCTGGGGCTTCCGCACCGGATATTCTGGTACAGAACGTCATTACTCGCCTGCAACAGTTGGGTGGCGGCGAGGCGGTACAACTGGAAGGCCGTGAAGAGAATATTGTCTTTGAAGTGCCGAAAGAGCTGCGCATGGATGTCCGCGAAGTCGAGTGA
- a CDS encoding response regulator: MDKITTLIVEDEPLLAEILVDTLNQLSSYEVIGLADKKESAQKLIRLYQPQLILLDNFLPDGKGIDLIRHTVNIKYNGRIIFITADNHMDTISEALRLGVFDYLIKPVHYQRLQHTLERFARYRSSLRSSEQANQTHVDALFNIQAKDENFAQESAMRGIDESTLQRVRQCFSIPQVVHTADSLSRLLGSSKTTARRYLEQGVKDEFLEAEIIYGKVGRPERIYRGK; the protein is encoded by the coding sequence ATGGATAAGATAACTACCCTTATCGTTGAGGATGAACCCTTACTGGCTGAAATATTAGTGGATACCCTCAACCAGCTCTCGTCGTATGAAGTTATTGGTCTTGCAGATAAAAAAGAGAGCGCCCAAAAGCTGATCCGTCTTTACCAACCGCAACTTATCCTACTGGATAATTTTTTGCCTGATGGCAAAGGCATCGATTTAATTCGCCACACCGTCAACATTAAATATAACGGTCGAATCATCTTTATTACCGCAGATAACCATATGGATACGATCAGCGAAGCGCTGCGGCTTGGCGTATTTGATTACCTGATTAAGCCCGTCCATTACCAGCGCCTGCAACATACGCTGGAGCGATTTGCCCGTTACCGTAGTTCGCTAAGATCCAGCGAACAGGCTAATCAGACGCATGTGGACGCTTTGTTCAACATTCAGGCCAAAGATGAAAATTTCGCTCAGGAATCGGCCATGCGCGGGATAGATGAGTCCACGTTACAGCGTGTCCGCCAGTGTTTCAGCATTCCGCAGGTGGTGCATACCGCCGACTCGCTCTCACGTCTGTTGGGCAGCAGCAAGACCACCGCCCGTCGCTATCTGGAGCAAGGTGTAAAAGATGAGTTCCTCGAAGCGGAAATTATCTATGGCAAAGTCGGCCGTCCGGAACGGATCTACCGCGGGAAGTGA
- a CDS encoding sensor histidine kinase, producing the protein MMIRKVTGWFAKRSFQNRIFLLILFTSTVVMLAISWYLTNITKERLHYQVGQRALIQAMQISAMPELVDAVKKRDLPRIKALINPMHSFSDATYITVGDSHGVRLYHVTPGEIGKYMEGGDSDDALLNARSYVSVRQGSLGSSLRGKSPVQDETGKVIGIVSVGYTLEQLESWLSLQHSSLMFPMVGLLCLLLFSARRFSLHIKRQMLDMEPQQISQLVLQQNVLFESVFEGLIAIDSDYQITAINQTARQMLNLSYPEHRLIGKKIADVVSADGFFYGKPQTNKKDEIVTFNNIKVIASRMAVILNEKPQGWVISFRSKDDINTLSLQLSQIQQYADNLRAVQHEHRNQISTIAGLLYLKRYDNALELIQQQSHSHQKVLDFIAQKFKNSHLAGLLIGKYYRAKELGLELIFDPACYVDTLPTTLTHNEWISIVGNLLDNAYNATLKQPEGNRKIECLINSESQEVLIEVADQGCGIDENIRDRIFERGVSSSNNAEHGIGLWLVKSYTEQAGGHIVIDNNIPYGTIFTLYIPLTREKHHG; encoded by the coding sequence ATGATGATCCGAAAAGTTACGGGCTGGTTCGCCAAGCGATCTTTTCAAAACCGCATATTTTTACTCATCCTGTTCACGTCTACGGTGGTGATGCTGGCGATCTCCTGGTACCTGACCAATATCACCAAAGAGCGCCTGCATTATCAGGTCGGACAACGTGCCCTCATTCAGGCAATGCAAATTTCGGCCATGCCGGAGCTGGTTGACGCCGTCAAAAAACGCGACCTGCCGCGCATTAAAGCCTTAATCAACCCCATGCATTCGTTTTCCGATGCCACCTACATTACCGTCGGTGATTCCCACGGCGTACGCCTGTACCACGTCACGCCGGGGGAGATCGGTAAATATATGGAAGGCGGCGACAGTGATGATGCGCTGCTGAATGCCAGAAGCTATGTTTCGGTGCGGCAGGGTTCGCTCGGTTCTTCGCTGCGCGGGAAATCCCCGGTGCAGGACGAGACGGGAAAAGTGATTGGCATTGTTTCGGTGGGCTATACGCTGGAGCAACTTGAAAGCTGGCTCAGTCTTCAACATAGCTCGCTGATGTTTCCGATGGTTGGCCTGCTGTGCCTGCTGTTGTTTTCTGCGCGGCGCTTTTCCCTGCACATCAAAAGACAAATGCTCGATATGGAGCCGCAGCAAATTTCGCAACTGGTATTGCAACAAAACGTCCTGTTTGAATCCGTCTTTGAGGGCCTCATCGCCATTGATTCTGACTATCAAATTACCGCAATTAACCAGACGGCGCGGCAGATGCTTAATCTTTCCTATCCCGAACACCGGCTGATTGGCAAGAAAATTGCGGACGTCGTCTCAGCAGACGGCTTTTTCTATGGTAAGCCGCAGACCAATAAAAAAGACGAAATTGTGACCTTTAATAATATAAAAGTGATCGCCAGCCGCATGGCGGTCATTTTAAATGAGAAGCCTCAGGGTTGGGTGATCAGTTTCCGAAGTAAAGATGATATTAATACACTGAGTTTGCAGCTTAGTCAGATTCAGCAATATGCGGATAATCTGCGCGCGGTGCAGCACGAACATCGTAACCAGATCTCCACTATAGCCGGGTTGCTTTACCTGAAGCGCTATGACAACGCGCTTGAGCTTATCCAACAGCAGTCCCATAGCCATCAGAAGGTGCTGGACTTCATTGCGCAAAAATTCAAAAACAGCCACCTGGCAGGATTACTGATTGGCAAATACTATCGGGCGAAAGAGCTGGGTCTGGAGCTGATTTTCGATCCCGCCTGCTATGTTGACACGCTTCCTACAACCCTCACCCATAACGAATGGATTTCCATTGTCGGCAATCTTCTCGATAACGCCTATAACGCGACGTTAAAACAGCCGGAAGGGAATCGCAAAATAGAGTGTCTGATCAATAGCGAAAGCCAGGAAGTGCTGATAGAAGTCGCCGATCAGGGTTGCGGTATCGACGAAAATATTCGCGACCGCATTTTCGAAAGAGGCGTCAGCAGCAGTAATAATGCTGAACATGGCATTGGCCTTTGGCTGGTGAAAAGCTACACCGAGCAGGCTGGTGGACATATTGTCATTGATAATAATATTCCTTACGGCACCATTTTTACCCTGTACATCCCCCTGACCCGAGAAAAGCATCATGGATAA
- a CDS encoding oxaloacetate decarboxylase subunit beta has protein sequence MESLNALIQGMGLMHISAGQAIMLLISLLLLWLAIVKKFEPLLLLPIGFGGLLSNIPEAGLAMTALESLLAHHDAGQLAVIAAKLNCAVDVHAIKEALALAQPSVQAQLETQAVDMGYAPGVLALFYKVAIGSGVAPLVIFMGVGAMTDFGPLLGNPRTLLLGAAAQFGIFATVLGALLLNYVGIISFTLPQAAAIGIIGGADGPTAIYLASKLAPELLGAIAVAAYSYMALVPLIQPPIMKLLTTKEERKIRMVQLRTVSKREKIIFPVMLLMLVALLLPDAAPLLGMFCFGNLMRESGVVERLSDTVQNGLINIVTIFLGLSVGAKLVADKFLQPQTLGILLLGVIAFCIGTAAGVLMAKLMNLFSKNKINPLIGSAGVSAVPMAARVSNKVGLESDAQNFLLMHAMGPNVAGVIGSAIAAGVMLKYVLAM, from the coding sequence ATGGAAAGTTTGAACGCTCTCATTCAGGGGATGGGGCTGATGCACATCAGCGCGGGGCAGGCGATCATGCTACTGATCAGCCTGCTGCTGCTCTGGCTGGCAATCGTAAAAAAGTTTGAGCCGCTACTGCTGTTACCCATTGGCTTCGGCGGCCTGCTCTCCAACATACCGGAGGCCGGGCTGGCGATGACGGCGCTGGAAAGCCTGCTGGCACATCACGATGCCGGTCAACTGGCGGTCATTGCAGCCAAACTCAACTGCGCCGTGGATGTCCACGCGATAAAAGAGGCGCTCGCCCTGGCGCAGCCCTCTGTGCAGGCGCAGTTGGAAACGCAGGCCGTAGATATGGGGTACGCACCGGGCGTGCTGGCGCTGTTTTACAAGGTCGCGATTGGTTCAGGTGTTGCTCCGCTGGTGATCTTCATGGGGGTGGGCGCAATGACCGATTTTGGTCCCCTGCTGGGCAATCCCCGCACGCTATTACTGGGCGCGGCAGCGCAGTTTGGCATCTTTGCGACCGTACTGGGCGCATTGCTTCTGAACTACGTTGGCATTATTAGCTTTACCCTGCCCCAGGCCGCCGCCATTGGCATTATTGGCGGCGCGGATGGCCCTACCGCCATTTACCTTGCCAGCAAGCTCGCACCAGAACTGCTCGGTGCTATCGCGGTCGCCGCTTACTCCTATATGGCACTGGTCCCGCTTATCCAGCCGCCGATCATGAAGCTGCTGACTACCAAAGAAGAACGCAAGATCAGGATGGTGCAACTGCGTACCGTCAGCAAACGGGAAAAAATTATCTTCCCGGTCATGCTCCTGATGCTGGTTGCCCTGCTGCTACCCGATGCCGCACCGTTACTGGGGATGTTCTGCTTCGGTAATTTAATGCGGGAAAGCGGCGTAGTGGAACGTCTGAGCGACACTGTTCAAAATGGGCTGATCAACATCGTAACGATTTTTCTCGGTCTTTCTGTGGGCGCAAAGCTGGTGGCAGATAAATTCCTCCAGCCCCAGACGCTGGGGATTTTGCTGCTTGGCGTCATTGCATTCTGCATTGGTACCGCTGCCGGAGTGCTGATGGCGAAGCTCATGAACCTGTTCAGTAAAAATAAGATCAATCCGCTGATCGGCTCTGCGGGCGTCTCCGCCGTACCGATGGCGGCCAGGGTATCTAATAAAGTCGGGCTGGAGTCGGATGCACAGAACTTCCTGTTGATGCATGCAATGGGGCCAAACGTGGCGGGTGTGATTGGTTCAGCCATCGCGGCGGGCGTCATGTTGAAGTACGTGCTGGCAATGTAG